Proteins from one Ranitomeya variabilis isolate aRanVar5 chromosome 1, aRanVar5.hap1, whole genome shotgun sequence genomic window:
- the F2R gene encoding proteinase-activated receptor 1, translating to MESSRLVSLLCLTGLLWAGQCQRQRGYEKGNLTLKTFYSVPVDDEFEEFPEEAIDASGEGSGLEPKLPRSHTVITEIKKNITSQAEQYLSSRWLTVLVPSVYTVVFIVALPLNVMAIIIFLFKMKVRKPAVVYMLNLAAADVLFVSVLPFNVFYRLSGNDWLFGSGLCQFITAAFYCNMYCSILLMTSISMDRFLAVVFPMHSLSWRTMNRAWLVCSFIWIISIASVVPLFLSEQTQRIASLDIVTCHDVLDLKDLKTFYLYYFSTFILVFFFFPLIITTTSYVFIIHSLSSSGLENSCKKTRALVLAIIVLCVFIMCFGPTNCIFLIHYLYFYHGANESLYFAYILCACVSSVSCCLDPLVYYYASSQCQRYLYSLLCCKKAEKPISSSAQLMSSASKNETGVTTVKNSIYRKLLT from the coding sequence GTTATGAGAAAGGAAATTTGACCTTGAAAACATTTTACAGCGTTCCTGTTGACGATGAATTTGAGGAGTTTCCGGAAGAGGCAATTGATGCATCCGGGGAAGGGTCTGGTTTGGAGCCAAAGTTGCCTCGTAGTCACACTGTGATAACTGAAATCAAGAAGAATATCACAAGCCAGGCCGAACAGTATCTCAGCAGCCGATGGCTGACCGTGCTGGTGCCGTCGGTGTACACCGTGGTATTCATTGTGGCTTTACCTCTCAATGTAATGGCCATCATCATATTCCTGTTCAAGATGAAAGTCCGGAAACCGGCGGTGGTCTACATGCTGAACCTGGCCGCCGCTGATGTGCTGTTTGTCAGCGTGCTCCCTTTCAACGTATTCTACCGATTGTCGGGGAATGACTGGCTCTTCGGATCAGGCCTGTGCCAGTTTATCACTGCAGCGTTTTACTGTAACATGTACTGCTCCATCCTGCTCATGACCAGCATCAGCATGGACAGGTTCCTGGCCGTGGTCTTCCCGATGCATTCTCTTTCCTGGCGGACGATGAATCGGGCTTGGCTGGTCTGTTCCTTCATCTGGATCATATCTATTGCTAGCGTTGTACCGCTCTTCTTGAGTGAGCAAACGCAACGCATCGCCTCTCTGGACATCGTAACCTGCCATGACGTCCTGGACCTGAAAGATCTCAAGACCTTCTACCTCTACTATTTCTCCACTTTCATCTTGGTCTTCTTCTTCTTTCCCTTGATTATTACGACCACTTCCTATGTTTTCATCATCCATAGCCTGAGCAGTTCTGGCCTTGAAAACTCATGTAAGAAGACCCGAGCCTTGGTCTTGGCGATTATTGTGCTTTGTGTTTTTATTATGTGCTTCGGGCCAACAAATTGTATCTTTTTGATCCATTACTTGTATTTCTACCATGGGGCTAATGAGTCCTTGTATTTTGCCTATATCCTTTGTGCCTGTGTTAGCAGCGTCAGTTGCTGTCTTGACCCCCTTGTGTATTATTACGCGTCCTCACAATGTCAAAGGTATCTGTATAGTTTGCTGTGCTGCAAGAAGGCGGAGAAACCCATAAGCAGCAGCGCTCAATTAATGAGCTCAGCAAGCAAAAACGAGACTGGCGTCACGACTGTGAAGAACAGCATATACCGAAAACTGTTAACCTAG